The Penaeus vannamei isolate JL-2024 chromosome 13, ASM4276789v1, whole genome shotgun sequence genome window below encodes:
- the LOC113824157 gene encoding compound eye opsin BCRH2-like yields MDFGTHNVSDPMAYRGGGVSFGYPEGFTLMDLVPDDVKPLVHPHWSNFPPVNPMWHYLLAGIYMILGFLSFFGNGIVMYLFLCKKSLRSPANMFVVNLAFSDFMMMVSQFPMFVMNCFSGGYWSLGAFACQLHAFTGALFGLTSLLTLAAIGYDRYCVIVKAFDGGHISSGKAFIIILLCWGYATAVSIWPFFGWNSYIPEGILTSCSFDYISQDWSTKSFGLFLFIMCYCIPLTLIIFVYSQIVGAIRQHEKALREQAKKMNVENLRSNADAKKQSAEVRIAKVAVANVFLWLLTWTPYAYVVLTGLFGDQTKVTPLVSALPGLIAKTASVYNPIMFAISHPKFRLALQEAMPWFCVHEEKDDDTKSSKTESEAPK; encoded by the exons ATGGACTTTGGGACACACAACGTTTCCGACCCTATGGCTtacaggggaggaggagtgtcCTTTGGTTACCCCGAAGGGTTTACGCTGATGGACCTAGTTCCCGACGACGTCAAACCTCTTGTTCATCCCCACTGGAGCAACTTTCCTCCCGTTAACCCTATGTGGCACTATTTGCTGGCAGGTATTTACATGATCCTtggtttcctttccttcttcggcAATGGTATCGTCATGTACCTGTTCCTGTGCAAGAAAAGCTTGCGTTCTCCTGCAAACATGTTCGTCGTCAATCTGGCTTTCAGCGACTTCATGATGATGGTGTCTCAGTTCCCTATGTTCGTCATGAACTGCTTCAGCGGAGGCTACTGGTCTCTGGGCGCCTTTGCCTGCCAACTCCATGCCTTCACTGGAGCTCTCTTTGGCTTGACATCCCTCTTGACACTGGCTGCAATTGGCTATGATCGCTACTGCGTCATCGTCAAAGCCTTCGACGGAGGCCACATCAGCTCGGGAAAAGCTTTCATCATAATTCTTCTGTGTTGGGGATATGCCACAGCAGTTTCAATCTGGCCTTTCTTCGGATGGAACTCGTATATCCCTGAGGGTATCCTTACCTCCTGCAGCTTTGACTACATCAGCCAAGACTGGAGCACCAAGTCCTTcggcctcttcctcttcatcatgtGCTACTGCATTCCGCTCACTCTCATCATCTTCGTGTACTCCCAGATCGTGGGCGCCATTCGCCAGCACGAAAAGGCCCTCCGAGAACAAGCCAAGAAAATGAACGTGGAAAACCTCCGCTCCAACGCCGACGCCAAGAAGCAAAGCGCTGAAGTCCGAATCGCCAAGGTGGCAGTGGCCAATGTCTTCTTGTGGCTGCTGACATGGACGCCCTATGCCTACGTTGTCTTGACT GGACTGTTTGGAGATCAAACGAAGGTGACTCCACTTGTCTCCGCCCTGCCCGGCCTCATCGCAAAGACCGCCTCTGTCTACAACCCTATCATGTTCGCCATCTCGCACCCCAAGTTCCGCCTCGCCCTTCAGGAGGCCATGCCATGGTTCTGTGTCCACGAAGAGAAGGACGACGACACGAAATCCTCGAAGACTGAATCGGAAGCTCCAAAGTAA
- the LOC113814371 gene encoding compound eye opsin BCRH2-like, whose product MSMEAFNATDPAAYRGGGVSFGYPQGFTLMDFVPDDVKPLIHSHWSSFPPVNPMWHYMLAGIYVVLGFLSFFGNGVVMYLFLSKKRLRSPANMFVVNLAFSDFMMMLSQFPMFVTNCLSGGYWSLGAFACEVYGFLGTVFGLTSLVTLVAIGYDRYCVIVKAFDGGHISSGKAFVIIVLCWAYSVAVSIWPFFGWNSYIPEGILTSCSFDYLSHDWNVRSFGIFLFVMCYCFPLTIIIFVYSQIVGAIRQHEKALREQAKKMNVENLRSNADAKKQSAEVRIAKVAVANVFLWLLTWTPYAYVVMIGLYGDQTKVTPLVSALPALIAKTASVYNPIMFAISHPKFRLALQETLPWFCVHEEKDDDTKSSKTEAENSK is encoded by the exons ATGAGTATGGAAGCCTTCAATGCTACCGACCCTGCGGCTTACAGGGGAGGCGGTGTTAGCTTCGGGTATCCTCAGGGATTCACCCTTATGGATTTCGTTCCCGACGACGTGAAGCCGCTGATCCATTCCCACTGGAGCAGCTTTCCTCCTGTCAACCCCATGTGGCACTACATGCTGGCTGGGATCTACGTCGTCCTCgggttcctctccttcttcggAAATGGGGTCGTGATGTACCTCTTCCTGAGCAAGAAGCGCCTCCGTTCTCCAGCAAACATGTTCGTCGTTAATCTGGCTTTCAGCGACTTCATGATGATGCTGTCTCAGTTCCCCATGTTCGTCACGAACTGCTTGAGCGGAGGCTACTGGTCCCTGGGCGCGTTTGCCTGCGAGGTCTACGGCTTCCTGGGCACCGTCTTCGGCTTGACTTCCCTGGTGACGCTGGTGGCCATCGGCTACGATCGCTACTGCGTGATCGTCAAAGCCTTCGACGGAGGCCACATCAGCTCGGGGAAGGCCTTCGTCATCATCGTTCTCTGCTGGGCTTACTCCGTTGCGGTGTCGATCTGGCCCTTCTTCGGCTGGAACTCCTACATCCCCGAAGGCATTCTGACCTCGTGCAGCTTCGACTACCTCAGCCACGACTGGAACGTCAGGTCCTTCGGGATCTTCCTCTTCGTAATGTGCTACTGCTTTCcgctcactatcatcatcttcgtgtACTCCCAGATCGTGGGCGCCATTCGCCAGCACGAAAAGGCCCTCCGAGAACAAGCCAAGAAAATGAACGTGGAAAACCTCCGCTCCAACGCCGACGCCAAGAAGCAAAGCGCTGAAGTCCGAATCGCCAAGGTGGCAGTGGCCAATGTCTTCTTGTGGCTGCTTACATGGACGCCCTATGCCTACGTTGTCATGATT GGACTCTATGGTGATCAGACGAAGGTGACTCCCCTGGTCTCCGCTCTTCCGGCTCTCATCGCGAAGACCGCCTCCGTCTACAACCCCATCATGTTCGCCATCTCGCACCCCAAGTTCCGCCTCGCCCTCCAGGAGACTCTCCCTTGGTTCTGCGTCCACGAAGAGAAGGACGACGACACGAAATCCTCGAAGACGGAAGCGGAGAACTCAAAATAA
- the LOC113824134 gene encoding compound eye opsin BCRH2-like: MSIGTVNVTVPMAYRGGGVSFGYPEGFTLMDLVPDDVKPLIHPHWSNFPPVNPMWHYLLAGIYMILGFLSFFGNGIVMYLFLCKKSLRSPANMFVVNLAFSDFMMMVSQFPMFVMNCFSGGYWSLGAFACQLHAFTGAIFGLTSLMTLAAIGYDRYCVIVKAFDGGHISSGKALIIILVCWAYSIAVSIWPFYGWNSYIPEGILTSCSFDYISQDWSTKSYGLFLFIMCYCIPLTVIIFVYAQIVGAIRQHEKALRAQAKKMNVENLRSNADAKKQSAEVRIAKVAVANVFLWLLTWTPYAYVVMTGLFGDQEKVTPLVSALPGLIAKTASVYNPMMFAISHPKFRLALQEAMPWFCVHEEKDDDTKSTKTESEAPK, translated from the exons ATGAGTATTGGCACTGTCAACGTCACCGTCCCTATGGCTTATAGGGGAGGAGGTGTTAGTTTTGGATACCCAGAGGGTTTCACCCTCATGGATCTGGTTCCTGACGACGTCAAACCTCTCATTCATCCCCACTGGAGCAACTTTCCCCCTGTCAACCCTATGTGGCACTATTTGCTGGCAGGTATTTACATGATTCTtggtttcctttccttcttcggcAATGGTATCGTCATGTACCTGTTCCTGTGCAAGAAAAGCTTGCGTTCTCCTGCAAACATGTTCGTCGTTAATCTGGCTTTCAGCGACTTCATGATGATGGTGTCTCAGTTCCCCATGTTCGTCATGAACTGCTTCAGCGGAGGCTACTGGTCTCTGGGCGCCTTTGCCTGCCAACTCCATGCCTTCACAGGTGCTATATTTGGTTTGACTTCCCTCATGACACTGGCTGCAATTGGCTATGACCGTTACTGCGTCATCGTCAAAGCATTCGATGGAGGCCACATCAGCTCTGGGAAAGCTCTCATCATAATTCTGGTGTGTTGGGCATACTCCATTGCAGTTTCAATCTGGCCTTTCTACGGATGGAACTCCTACATTCCCGAAGGCATTCTTACCTCATGCAGCTTTGACTACATCAGTCAAGACTGGAGCACCAAGTCCTACGGCCTCTTCCTGTTCATCATGTGTTACTGCATTCCTCTCACGGTCATCATCTTCGTGTACGCTCAGATCGTGGGCGCCATTCGCCAGCACGAAAAGGCTCTTCGAGCACAAGCCAAGAAAATGAACGTGGAAAACCTCCGCTCCAACGCCGACGCCAAGAAGCAAAGCGCTGAAGTTCGAATCGCCAAGGTGGCAGTGGCCAATGTCTTCTTGTGGCTGCTTACATGGACGCCCTATGCCTACGTTGTCATGACT gGACTGTTTGGTGATCAAGAGAAGGTGACTCCACTTGTCTCCGCCCTGCCCGGCCTCATCGCAAAGACCGCCTCTGTCTACAACCCCATGATGTTCGCCATCTCGCACCCCAAGTTCCGCCTGGCCCTTCAGGAAGCCATGCCATGGTTCTGTGTCCACGAAGAGAAGGACGACGACACGAAATCTACGAAGACCGAATCGGAAGCCCCAAAATAG
- the LOC113814369 gene encoding compound eye opsin BCRH2, whose amino-acid sequence MSIGTVNVTVPMAYRGGGVSYGYPEGFTLMDLVPDDVKPLIHPHWSNFPPVNPMWHYLLAGIYMILGFLSFFGNGIVMYLFLCKKSLRSPANMFVVNLAFSDFMMMVSQFPMFVMNCFSGGYWSLGAFACQLHAFTGAIFGLTSLMTLAAIGYDRYCVIVKAFDGGHISSGKALIIILVCWAYSIAVSIWPFYGWNSYIPEGILTSCSFDYISQDWSTKSYGLFLFIMCYCIPLTVIIFVYAQIVGAIRQHEKALRAQAKKMNVENLRSNADAKKQSAEVRIAKVAVANVFLWLLTWTPYAYVVMTGLFGDQEKVTPLVSALPGLIAKTASVYNPMMFAISHPKFRLALQEAMPWFCVHEEKDDDTKSTKTESEAPK is encoded by the exons ATGAGTATTGGCACTGTCAACGTCACCGTCCCTATGGCTTATAGGGGAGGAGGTGTTAGTTATGGATACCCAGAGGGTTTCACCCTCATGGATCTGGTTCCTGACGACGTCAAACCTCTCATTCATCCCCACTGGAGCAACTTTCCCCCCGTCAACCCTATGTGGCACTATTTGCTGGCAGGTATTTACATGATTCTtggtttcctttccttcttcggcAATGGCATCGTCATGTACCTGTTCCTGTGCAAGAAAAGCTTGCGTTCTCCTGCAAACATGTTCGTCGTTAATCTGGCTTTCAGCGACTTCATGATGATGGTGTCTCAGTTCCCCATGTTCGTCATGAACTGCTTCAGCGGAGGCTACTGGTCTCTGGGCGCCTTTGCCTGCCAACTCCATGCCTTCACAGGTGCTATATTTGGCTTGACTTCCCTCATGACACTGGCTGCAATTGGCTATGACCGTTACTGCGTCATCGTCAAAGCCTTCGACGGAGGCCACATCAGCTCTGGGAAGGCTCTCATCATAATTCTTGTGTGTTGGGCATACTCCATTGCAGTTTCAATCTGGCCTTTCTACGGATGGAACTCCTACATTCCCGAAGGCATTCTTACCTCATGCAGCTTTGACTACATCAGTCAAGACTGGAGCACCAAGTCTTAcggcctcttcctcttcatcatgtGTTACTGCATTCCTCTCACAGTCATCATCTTTGTGTACGCTCAGATCGTGGGCGCCATTCGCCAGCACGAAAAGGCTCTTCGAGCACAAGCCAAGAAAATGAACGTGGAAAACCTCCGCTCCAACGCCGACGCCAAGAAGCAAAGCGCTGAAGTCCGAATCGCCAAGGTGGCAGTGGCCAATGTCTTCTTGTGGCTGCTTACATGGACGCCCTATGCCTACGTTGTCATGACT GGACTGTTTGGTGATCAAGAAAAAGTGACTCCACTTGTCTCCGCCCTGCCCGGCCTCATCGCAAAGACCGCCTCTGTCTACAACCCCATGATGTTCGCCATCTCGCACCCCAAGTTCCGCCTGGCCCTTCAGGAGGCCATGCCATGGTTCTGTGTCCACGAAGAGAAGGACGACGACACGAAATCTACGAAAACCGAATCGGAAGCCCCCAAATAG